The Bradysia coprophila strain Holo2 chromosome X, BU_Bcop_v1, whole genome shotgun sequence genomic interval GAAAATGACTGGGAATTCAACGCCAAAAGTTCTTCCGAAAGTTTTGCCAAAACATGTGAACAGACCGAATCCAAAAACGATAACCACCACCACACCatcgaaacgaaaaatcgCTACACCGAGACGAGTCATCTACTTGGATTATAAAGATACGTTAAAGGCAGGCGTACGAGTAGTGTCAAACGACAGAAAATCTGAACAATTACAGTCCCAATCAAACGACAACGCAACAGTAGATACTTTGAAGCTGGTTCAAAACACTAATCCGACAAGACCAGTTACCCCAATGGAAACCATTGACGCCATCGAAAATCATATAGCAACGACGTGTCAGCAGAATTCGTTTGTAGAAAGTCCAACAAAGCCGACCAACGAGAATCAAGTTGATACACCGAACCTCCTGCAGCAACTGCAGGATAAAAGCGAAGTAACTGATAATGCGTCAACTCCCGAAGGGGTGGGAAGTTCATCGAAACGAGAAATTTTGGTACGAGAACTGTTCGGCGACGGAACAATGTCAGACAGTGATTTTATGGATACGCCAGTGAAGACAGCAAACACCAGTCGAGGTCAATCGaatgcaattttaatttcaaacgaCGTTGCAATGAAAAAGAATCCGTCGTCTGCTAAGAAAACTGTTCCAAATGTGtcaaaaatcaacgaaaagtCTACAATTAGCACGAGCTCAATTACAGCCAGAACACATTCGAAGGATACTATTCCCAACAAATCCAAGGCTGACGACGCAAAAGCGGTCGACTCCATGGCTGCCGAGCCAACGCATGCTGACTTAAAGGCTGCTGACTCCAAAGTAATGGAACCGAAAATAACTGACTCTAAAATTACTGACTCCAAAGTTACGGAACCTCACGTTGCTGACTCCAACGTTAGTAGCTCCAATTCCAAAGAAAGCAAATCTGTCGAGGCAATGGCTAAGGAAAACAAAGAATCCAAAGTTCTGGATTCACCTAAATCACTCGCAATCGAACAAGTATCTGCCAATAACATACTTTTAGTTGCCGACAATGCAACTTCTACGGAATGTACAAAGGATCATGCGCAAGCAATAACCAGTGATTCACCCGATTCACCCAGTGAATCTGAAGACGGTGACGATTATGATGACTGCACTTTAATTTCATCGTCGCTAATAATGAATGGATCCAACAGAATCTATCACAATGTCATATCCGACTCAAAAGAATGTGCAATCAAGTCAAACACAGAAAGTCTGGATCTTCGACCGATGACCACCTTTTTGGGTGATGCGAAAATAGTGATTAGAACATGCGAGGAAGTCGTCCTATTCAACTCTTCTCCAACGGCGGTTTCACCACAAGCATCCGCAACGAAAACTGTGCCGAAGAAACGAATAAATATCAAAGCGGTTGAAGGTGCTCGCAAGGCTGATGAACGATGTAAGAAAGTGcaaaaaccaaattctgaCGGGACGGACAACAATACGACGTTGGAAAAGAATGCTCGTTTCAATATAATTGCAAAACACAAAGGACCTATTGATGCACACCCATCATCTAGGTAAGTTCTGCATTCAAAAAACGCTCCTTTCACTCGTTCAATTTAAAAACCCAATATTTTCAGTCGTGATCAACGAAAATCCGTGCAGCCATCGGATGAGCCACAACAAAGTGCTGGAACGTCTAATGAAATTAAGAAGTCCAGCCAACCACATACCAAAATTCCACCTCTGCTGAAGGACATGGACATCAACAAAGTGTTGGGAAAAATTCATCCATCCAAGGAAATTGTGTAGTCGTGTTTAGTGTCCGGCCCGACAGTATAAGttcatttaaatgtttgatgaAGGCAGCGTTAGATCCTTGTTAATATCCGCTACCGATTATTTATGTTTTAGTTTTAAGTTTTACTTGATACAGAAGTAAAAATGAATGACAACAAATCACCGGCTTTTTATTCGTGGTCTCCGGGAGTTGCAGCTGAACAAAGGCTGccgtaaataaaattaaaatttatttttcccaaacaaaacagattttattacaaacaaaactttcttttGCGAACATTGTTCAATGATTGGCTGAGCGACTCTCAAATAACTCGTTAATTAACGTTCAGTTTCGGATAAATGTCCGTGATTTTTATCTGCTTTTTATTAGAGTTAGCTTTCCGCTTCAGAGATTTTTCCGGTGGAGGTGTACACGGAATAACATCCTGAGAATCCTCATTCGATTCTTCATTCGAGACTGACTTCTCCTGactgtcaattttttgttcccTATCAGCACCATCAGTGCTCGCAAACATATCAACATTGCCATTAGGTTGATCAATCGGTTGTGATGATGGCAAATTGGCATGATCGTCAACCATTTGATCGATATTACAATCATCGTAGTTTTCATCCAGTGCATTCAATAACGACGATTCACCAGTAACATTTCCGTAGCGATCCGCCGCATCCAACCGATCCGATTTTGACGATGGCAAATCAGTCTGGTCGGTAGCTGTTCGACGTGCGCCGTAATCTTCATCGAGAGCGGTCTAATAAAGACGATCCGCCAGTAACGGTTTGTTTCGGagtgaatttttggtaaactCCTTTTGATAGTACTCGCGATCAGCCGGATCCAACAGagacgattttgattttcgataCAGGTCCGCCTCATGTGACGACTTATCTGGCGACGTTTCCTGTTTCGTTGTTGTATCACAGTTAGATTTGCTATAAAATGTACTCGTCGGTATTGATTGGCCGGTTTTTCTTGCTGGGCCATTGGAAATTAGACGACGATTCAGTTGATGATGACGGTATCGCTGACGATTCAGTAAGCCGGTACGTCAGTAGAGTCAAAATTGGTGAGTCGTTCAACATCAGATGAGCATATTTTCTACGAAcgaaaaatgtacaattaGTCTCGGAGGGGCAATGggactgattttttttgtctggaATACGAACATGTCACGATGCCACTGGTAGATGAATGAATATATATGTTCGGGTGGGATCTTGTGATTACGAATCTGCACCAGTGATGACCAGAGTTCGGCTTTAGGgagagaaaatttgaattagacAATTCGGACTTTTTAGCTAAAGTGACAAGCAATAGTTTCCCGGAGAGTTTGGAGAGTCCAGTAATAtctaaaaaatgtgttttttactTCAACGAATTGAAGCTATATCAAAGAGACGCATAAGTCTAAGGATTTGGAAAATTCGGACCTGTGATCCTGTTGATTCTGAAGCTGTTTGTTTATCAATGCCAGTTCATCGCTTTCATTGAATAGATGTAGAAATCAGGTCACACTTTACATATCCCAAAGCATTCTTAAGTAGCGATGATCCAGACGATTAAGTCATAAACTCTTCATTCTacgaaattcaataaaatcccGGGAAGGTGCAACAAATGCATTTATCATCCTTGAACCGATACACAGTGTTCGCCGCAAATACGAAGTTGTACGCTAgacaattaaatttgaatttaacacGTACCAACTGTGATGCCTTCGTCGACCAAAATTCGCATTTCAGCAGTTCATCTCTCAGCTCTTTATCAAAAAATGTGAAGTAAACCATATGGTCGGCAACGTTACGCAACAACCAATCAGTTGTTATAAGCGCTTTTCAGTCGTTTGTTACCACCAAATGCACCACAGCCCAATTTCCAGTGGCTACGCCAGGTGCCGGAGACTTCAGTTCATGATAGTATCCGACATTATGCCTTTGTCCAATTCCCGCGGATCAATCTTCTCTGTATGGTCAGACGCTGCATAGAAATTCAACGCATCGATTGCAAAACATTACACAATCGACGCCTAGACTCGTCGTATGAAGTTCGGTCtatgaaattgtatttccaCTCAAACGTCGAAGCGTATCCGCTGTATGAGCTGAATCTCTCGCAACCGATCATCAGTAAACGCTTCATTTTGTCAAGCACTTCCGTTATCAATTTGCTCACAATCATTTCCGGACAAATGACAAAACGAATTTCCTCTTGAACACATCCGAATCCGAGTACACCACCGCCCAAAAATTTATAGCAAAATCTACCTGCAACAGACCGCGTCCATCATCTTCAATCGTCCCGTAACTGTAACATGTAATTTGGTTGCCTTAAAATCGCCTCCCATTTATCCCATCTGATCGAATGTTTGTCTGGCATACAACGTCTAGTGAACGTTACCACACCGGTGGGCAATATTATTAGTCACACGACGAAAATAGTGACAAATGCACTTGAGCTTCTCAACGACATTGTGTTCGGACGATTCAAACAATCGATTGAAATTAATATCGGAAATGATCGGTACTGGATCGTTTTCCCTGTGCGTTACGGCGTGGAAATGTACATAGAAACGCGTTGGCTAGCAACGATGCAATTTGCTCCTGgctaaatgaaattgatttagtTGTGCCCCGTTTCAATAGTGAATGGCGGACGGTATTTAGCTCGGCAGAGCGAGTGCCAGTCGAATGATTTTCGCAGGACAAAAGTTCCGTAAAAAAATGACTCGCAGCTTATCTCTTCTGGATCGAACATCATACAGTGTAGACAAACAAACGGAGAGTAAGGAGTGTTTGAACGCAGTATCGATGAGACTGTTTTTAAATGCCCTTGCTGAgtcattttttggttttttttacggaagcattgccagactgttattttgacgtgtagtaGGCGTTAttgcccacgccttcggctctggcaataatgtcctacacgtcaaaataacaatcttggcaacaggtacataatatatattataacatacgcgcggtgttcggatgtcaaaattacttaactagaagaataattcaaaaattacacttcaggtctatgttgttatCTCGTTtccgcttatgtgataaaatagagtacacacttgtcactatcagtctcggcaagcctcgacttcttcgtgacaagtgtgtaatatttATTACCACGTAcccgcggtgttcggatgtcaaaattacttaactcaAATAATTCAACAATTACACTTCAGGGTCTATgctgttgtctcgttttcccttatgtaataaaatagagtGCACAATTAATATATATTAACTGCTAGCGCGAAAAACAGATACATAAAGTAAACTTTATGCTCGGATCGGGTTAAAAACTTCCCACtgggcaaaataaaaatttgagagCAGgtataatgtactattacatgctcttgaaacctaaaccaaatttcttgttttccccaAGTGAAAATTAAGCCACTTTCGAAAGGGAAAGCAAAAGCATGCAAAAGATGATACGTTTTGACGATTTGGTAGGCGTGGTACATAACCCAAATCgtcaaaacaaacattttgggCAGAGTTACataaactcaactcaatttaagtttaCAACAATTGGTTAGCATTCTACAGTTTCACATCGTTCtacatgttgtcaacaaaagaagcgtaAAGCGTGTCGTTTCACTCATACATACGTgtgaaattgaagaaatgtaTGGCtccttcgggtcgggccatAACgtccccactcgtcaaaataaaagtttggaacctcggacgtaatgtactaattTCATACAGATACGTAATAattattacttcatttctttgaaCATGTTATTTGCTATATACGGTGTTAGAgtagagcgagatggaaaatcaactcggGGTCTGCTGTTATCGATAATACAAGAGTATCTGACAGAAGACCCGAGATGGAACAATAGGTTGTTATTTCGCCATCTCTCTCACTTAAACACTCTATAAGAACGCATTAGTGTGCGGTTGACGTTtattccaaggctgtatactttggggaggtcaaagtatacagccttgttttattccttaagtaatcgataacagattataGAGCTGACCGTGACAAATTAAAACAAGACGAAATAACTCgaatatttgttttaaaaaaatcccacGTTTTTGTTCAAGAGTCACGAATTTTTCAGCTGGGCCATTCATTTCCAACACAATCTGACAAATTCGGTGAGAGATTGTGTgacatttaataattttttctggTGCAATCAAGGCCGGTGGAGTTAAACGAGTGAAACTAACGAGCTGTATTTTCCTTCGTTTAAGAAAGAATCCTCATTCGATGTAAGTGATGACTTTGTACATTCTCACTGTCACGAAAAATTAACCAATGAAGTTAcatcaaaacgacattaaatctGTGACCTAACCGCAAATAAAtcatctgtttttcagaattttttttgaaaggagATGGCATCAGTTCCACGCGCTGCACTAAGATTGTACGTTGGAGGTCTACCTTGGACTGTCGGACACACTGAGTTGAGAGACTTCTTTAAAGGCTTTGGTCGCGTAATTTCATCGAGTGTTCAATATAATAAGAAGACTGGATGTTCAAAAGGTTTTGCATTTGTTTTGTTAGAAAACGACGGTCAAGTTTTGCAAAAATTGGGAAATAACAGTCTTGTGCTAGAGGGTGCGACTTTAGATGTTCAGCTTGAACGCCAAGAATAAACACAACTGCAACGACTGTCTAACTTGATTTAATAGTTGCTCGTTTAgtttaaaattagttttagtttttgttaTTACTATTAAGTAAGGGAAATATGTCCATCAGTTCGGAATTTGGAGAGGATTTATCCGAAATAGAACCAAAGTTTGATCGCGCCGCAACGTATCTACAAAGCATTGTTTCCGAATTGGATCAAAAAACTTTACTATCATTTTATGGACTGTACAAGCAGGCAACGGTCGGTCCGTGTAACACTCCCAAGCcaggaattttcaatttgcaaGCTAAAGCAAAGTGGAATGCGTGGAATGAGCTAAGCAATACGCCCAAAGACGTTGCCATGGGTCGATATGTTGACGATATGGAACAGCTGCGCCCAAATTGGGATGCAAACAACAAAAGCCGATCGAAAGATCAATGGGTTTCAGTGTCAACGTTTCAAATGGATGGTGACGATTTGGTGGAATTGGCAGAAAAGTCCCATTTTGACTTTGTGAAGGAAGGCGATTTGGagaatttatcaaaatgtcaGTCGATCGGGTCAAATTTGAATACACTTGATGAAGATGGTCTCGGTCTAATCCATTGGGCGGCTGATCGTGGTAATACGTCAATCTTACAATTTCTACTGAATAGCGGCATTGACATAAATATGGTTGATTCTGACGGACAGACTGCTTTGCATTACGCATCGTCCTGTGGGCATTTAGAATGTGTACAATTATTGCTTAAATTCGGGGCCGATCGCACGATCAAAGATAATCAATCCCAATGTTGTTTGGATGTTGCTGAGAATACATCGGTTGCTGATCTATTGCGAaactaataaatattttcactttgtaaatttgaaaatgtttctatttCTCGTGGGGTCACGACTCTCTACACATCGCATCAATTTGTTAATAGTTTTTCCGAAGATAATTCCAATAGTACATGACTGGAAGTAACGAGTCCCTTCTAGCTAATTGTTGATGAGTCAGATGAAAATCACATTTTCTCAATCGCTCCAGATATCGATCGATAGCCACAGCTGGTAGTAGCAATTGTTTGATATTCGATGGAACTTTCGATGATAATTTTCTGGCCTGAAACATTTCGATCTGACTTTGTCACAACGAAGCacaagaaaatggaaaacacaAACCTTCTCCAAATGTGAATTGGCTGCACTGGCTACGTCAAAGACACAGTCCTGAACGCCCTTATCGTCGAttttatttcgtaaaattctttCTTGACTGACTCCGTGCTTAAGCATTATTTCTTGCGGTATACAAACTCCTTTCGATCGGTCGACCCTCGATTGGGCTCTCAACATGTTGGTGATACCTTGAGCTTTGCCCAAATGCGACAGCGCGTGATCGACATCGAGACTTTCGCTTTTCAGTATTTTAGCCAGCAAATAGTACATAGATGAAACAGACTCTTCAGCATACTGTTCCAGTTCCTTGGTTGTCACGAACAGTCGATTCGGTGGACGTTCTCGACATTTTATTAACCGCATTAGGTACATTTTGTTCAGATTGTGAGATGTAATGGCCTGGTGTGAAAGAAAGCAGTTGAGTTACAGTTTTAGTTGCAGCCTGAATGTAGAATATGGTTGGATCGATGAAGTTCTACATTTGAGGTCCGGCGCCATTTCAGATCAGGCAACTTAAAAGTCATTCAAATAGTGCAATCAATAGATGCCtgatttaaaatggaaatcgtCATTCGGATTCTTCGAAATGGACTTAGTGAAGaagaaatcttcaaagtgTCGAAATTAGCAATCCCACTCCCCAAAGTCTGTTGTATTTTGAGGAGTGAGATTGCTCGTTTAGGTACTTTGAGGATTATATTTCCTCTCGATGTAAAATGTTCCAAAGAATtaggcaaaaaaaatcatcaagtTTAATGTGACAAATTCATCTCAACAACCTTCAACTCAGGCGACCAGGATATCACACTATCGGTCAACAATtaccaaatgaatttctttaatcACAGGATGATCAGGTATTTTCGAGGCTTTCGGGCTAAAAATACTCTCTATGGCATCGTACCAGAACTTCAGTCGCATTGTTCCAATTTTATCATCAGAAACctgaaattatggaaaaataagATGCACATGACAATGGCAAGTCAGATCACTAGGCTatggaattttaagaaaattggcACATCATCGTATTTAGATCTTTGTGTATGATTCTTGTAACGCACTTACAACACTCGCAATTTTCGAGACTTCAACATTGAGCGCACGAATTCCAAACGTACTTCGTCGAGGCTTTTCAGTCATCAGTAGCGCACACAGGTAGTTTTCATAGTCATGCTGCCTACGGAATTGTTAACTGTTATAGATCAGGGCCGGTAATTTGTCTCAATTTGTACAATACCTAACCAAATCGAAACAGTAATTTGCAGACGcttgatttgaatttgaattcacGTCGACGTGAGTACCGGTCGTACTAGACGTAAATTGTCTTCGTTTAAGAGGTTCATAGTAGATCGACGATTTGTTTGTCCTGGCACAATTATTTAACAATCTGAACATGTCTTATTATTGACCGCTCATTGTTTTGGTTATACCATAATAATCGCACAGAACTGTCATCCTCTGTCAAAAATTAGTTTGATTTACGTTGTCGCGGCGTGGACATCACCTAAATGATTGTCGCGGGAACTTGAGATTGTTCGTTCGAAATTGGAGATGTACGAGTAgcctgtcatctgttatcgataacgacgacaaaaaaatgacaagctctgggtaatatgaccttttatatagtaaaatgcatgttaaaaaattgaagtacaagattcgaACTAAAATCGGCCGATTAAAAATAccttgatcgatggaagtaacatacccgataataatactaaGGGCAATGCAGTTCTCACTTCAAAGGAAgtcaaaggttttttttctttgatgattatagttcaacaaattttgttgtacataaagttaaaatcgcaaaaaatgtgtattttagAAGTTCGATAAATGAACTTGAAGTCTTGAAGAGCAAAGTTGACCCAATGAAAAGTCTCGGTTTAAGGAAAACATTATCTTTGTAAACCTACTGATTTAATTAGTCTTCCTATCAATAATTCTTCCGACTAATTACACTTAGTAACATAATTTACCTCAGCACCGCATGAGCAACCGCATATCGGAATACAAACACATAACTCATCATTATATagtcagaaaattaaatattctcGTTTATTCGGCAGATGGAAGCAGAGTGGCGCAGTGGAAGCGtactgggcccataacctgatGGCAGAGTATTAGTGATGGAAATAATAAATGCGACTTGTCGTATTGAGTTTACAATCAGAACTGactttattcaaagagttCTCATCCTAATTACAATGTATCTAAGTGTTACACTAGGCGGTGAATATAAGTAGTCGGGTTGCTCTCAACATTTACGGGATggaattcaacattttattttgagttCTCAGCTTGggtgcaaaatttttttctcaaactTTCAAGCAATTTTCGTCTCGGCTGGAAAACGGTGGGAGTGGCAACCTTTTCAGCAACCTCTTGAACGACCTCCTCTTCTGGCAAACCACcgggtatgttgaaataaattgtCGGCTCATCAGTATTCCCATTCACAAATTCCACCTTTGCCACAGACACTGTAGACATGCATGgaaatatctcggccaatttatTCAAGTCAGTGGTGTCAGTTATGTCTGAGAAAACGGCGAGTTTTAGTTCAGTTTAACTGCAATAATACAAATTCAAATGTGACCCTACCACCAATTTCAGCCATTACAGAATATAATGGGAATTTGAAGTCCGACGGCATGCGCCGCATATTGTCCACGTGCACTTTGTTGAACAAGGCAAAATCAATGAAGAGCATCACCGGATTCATGTCAGCAAatgatttgtcgattttggctCGATACCACTGTTCATTACATTTGGCAAGGCATATCTCGTTCACTCTGTTACGGTGAGTTAATTCATTATTATAAGACGACAGATTTGTCGATTAAATCGAATGAATGGCTCAATTTTAACAGGATTTCGGTGCCCATTAGCTTACCGAGGAGAGTATGGACTTTTATATTCGGCTTTGCAATATTCTTGAATCCTTTCGTGCATGTTAAACATATCTGACATATGTGCAGGTGTTGCCACAGTAAGAATGCCTTTTAGGGCCAATGAATTGTCGATCACAACAGCTTCAGTAGCATTG includes:
- the LOC119085606 gene encoding acyl-CoA-binding domain-containing protein 6, with the translated sequence MSISSEFGEDLSEIEPKFDRAATYLQSIVSELDQKTLLSFYGLYKQATVGPCNTPKPGIFNLQAKAKWNAWNELSNTPKDVAMGRYVDDMEQLRPNWDANNKSRSKDQWVSVSTFQMDGDDLVELAEKSHFDFVKEGDLENLSKCQSIGSNLNTLDEDGLGLIHWAADRGNTSILQFLLNSGIDINMVDSDGQTALHYASSCGHLECVQLLLKFGADRTIKDNQSQCCLDVAENTSVADLLRN
- the LOC119085605 gene encoding NADH dehydrogenase (ubiquinone) complex I, assembly factor 6 homolog produces the protein MFRLLNNCARTNKSSIYYEPLKRRQFTSSTTGTHVDVNSNSNQASANYCFDLVRQHDYENYLCALLMTEKPRRSTFGIRALNVEVSKIASVVSDDKIGTMRLKFWYDAIESIFSPKASKIPDHPVIKEIHLAITSHNLNKMYLMRLIKCRERPPNRLFVTTKELEQYAEESVSSMYYLLAKILKSESLDVDHALSHLGKAQGITNMLRAQSRVDRSKGVCIPQEIMLKHGVSQERILRNKIDDKGVQDCVFDVASAANSHLEKARKLSSKVPSNIKQLLLPAVAIDRYLERLRKCDFHLTHQQLARRDSLLPVMYYWNYLRKNY
- the LOC119085677 gene encoding serine-rich adhesin for platelets-like produces the protein MFAKESFVYKPLLRIKQAKVHAKKRVKKRRSKIRTKSADEANVSAENEANQTTDIQARLLEEALQSAKKPASPVIRNSTAAEIETETNQTEPLKSSPSPVVSNHKTDVKNSSSPSKRSSGGRKQLIQIKLPASAKKKPNVPIKRRSRSLTQRVVSLPPEAQKPPVETSRIDPSQTIDIDLISPIEHPKGLSNPVKSGVNLNSFLETPCKESSSFKYPITPGIVISSSIKTPGVRLNKEYDSLIKFPEYPTPSFAITPGRTKTPLSQTSSQKDGSSYNRATDYSSGSSYYKPDESDDIDRNIDALIKESVKEYRNQIVESGLGVHPQQHIDSCNDQEASDGELSDSSSSTSSSSQSSSTSTCSSSPSISDDSRAQAQASEDAKRLLIAQRTQQQLQLEQVRLRTMATLKSDNKIERFRKPKTKISTLQRQKVMDGTGMIKKPVQTLKMTGNSTPKVLPKVLPKHVNRPNPKTITTTTPSKRKIATPRRVIYLDYKDTLKAGVRVVSNDRKSEQLQSQSNDNATVDTLKLVQNTNPTRPVTPMETIDAIENHIATTCQQNSFVESPTKPTNENQVDTPNLLQQLQDKSEVTDNASTPEGVGSSSKREILVRELFGDGTMSDSDFMDTPVKTANTSRGQSNAILISNDVAMKKNPSSAKKTVPNVSKINEKSTISTSSITARTHSKDTIPNKSKADDAKAVDSMAAEPTHADLKAADSKVMEPKITDSKITDSKVTEPHVADSNVSSSNSKESKSVEAMAKENKESKVLDSPKSLAIEQVSANNILLVADNATSTECTKDHAQAITSDSPDSPSESEDGDDYDDCTLISSSLIMNGSNRIYHNVISDSKECAIKSNTESLDLRPMTTFLGDAKIVIRTCEEVVLFNSSPTAVSPQASATKTVPKKRINIKAVEGARKADERCKKVQKPNSDGTDNNTTLEKNARFNIIAKHKGPIDAHPSSSRDQRKSVQPSDEPQQSAGTSNEIKKSSQPHTKIPPLLKDMDINKVLGKIHPSKEIV